Genomic window (Rhododendron vialii isolate Sample 1 chromosome 4a, ASM3025357v1):
ATAGGAATTCCTCCACTGATGCAAATGAAGAATCAGAATCAACTCTAGAGGGTTCCTTCTATTCATCATCAAAATGCATATTGGAAGCCAAATTGTAAGAACACAAATACATAAAGAAGCCTGCCACTTTCACATATAAGAAGATCATACCAAGTGCACAAGGCTCCCAGTTGCAGCCAAAGTTTATGTATAATTACACACCATAGAGAACCTCAGAAACTAAAATGTTTAGTAACAAGAAGATTAGGACGCTACCGGTTCACGCTAAACATCATCAAAGTACTTCTCTTCAGCATCCTGACTAGCCTCCCTCTGCCAGTGGTCATCCAAAGTTTCATCCTCGTCGATTTTTGAGTAATCTAAATGCTGATGATCTTCCCCCGACATAAACTTTTCCTGCATGATGTAGGTGAATTGGTCCATTCGATCTTGCATCTCCTCTGCAGATAAAGTTGCACCCTCAGAGTGCCTCTCTGTGGTTGATTGGTCACAATCGGAGGCGTCATGATTATCGGAAGGAATCTAAATAATTGAAATCAACAAGATTAGAATACCAAGATAAAATAAACAAAGTTACCGAACTATGCACGTATTATGACAAAGATAACAATacaaaagagattaaattctatACGTGTGCAGCATAAACTtaggcagtgttctaaaacaaggtaTTCCTCACCGAGTAATCGCTCCAAGGTGCCTGGCCGAGGGGACTAATCCCTACTCGGTGGGCATTACTCGCCGACTAACGTTAAGAAGTGACACATCACTGTCGATAGGGAAAATTAAGGAATCTATTACACCTACTATATTGAACTAAACCTACCTTCTAATTGGATGGTTCTGGTAACCTAGGTTTGTTTCTTTGGTTACAATTACAATAAATTAACTGCTATTGTTTGGGAtcaaacaaaaagataaaaaaggaaTTCTAACGTAATCTTGCAGAGCTTCTCTTCTCCAAATGGAACACACAAAAGAATAAGATCAATTCAATGTAGATATCTTATCGAAGCAAACTTGGCATATGATTTTCGCCTTCGGAGAAGGCAGAATTCGGAAAGAACTTCttgcactttttttctttcagtcCCAATGATTTATATATCATGATTATGCACCCAATATTAAGTTTGATGGTGACTTTTTGATGTCATCGGAGAAGACAAACGTTGTGTTAATGTCTTCTCCGAATCTTcttattttccattttaactttctttttctGGTAATCTTACCAATAACAAATATGGTAATCGGAAAGTAAGAAAGCTAACCAAGGTTAAGTAATACTTATCAATTTCAAACATAGATATAGTTAAAGATAGTTTTTGGGAATTTATTCCTTAATTTTCTCAATCATTGGTGATGTGTCACTTGTTTATTGGAATATGCGTAAACCAATATGTTTATGCTGCATGCATACAGAATTTAATCTCAATACACAATGGCTCATACATATTACAGAGATGAGAACTTCTGAGGAGAGGTATTGCATATTTTAGGTAGACTATTGATTATATAGAAAACATACGCATGACAAGTTATTCAAAGAAACCTTTGACAAAACATATCCAAACTTTACACCAACGCATCCAGCATACCATATCGGCGTAGCCTAGATATTATGGTGTGGATGATCATAAGAAAACTTCCTTCTGATCTTAGTACCTTTGAGTACCGAGTTCTAAGGTCGTACTGCtacaatttttttattccaacatcAAGTACGAAATAGTATTTGAATGGAGTGTGTAACCAAAGGGAGCATAGAACATTTAATGCATGGATTACTAAGATTATGTACACCAATATTAAAGTAGGTCTCTATTTCCAGAGTAATatgagagatatcacctcggaACCTACATACATTCCTTAGTGCTTTGATGAGCCGacctgagaaaaaaaaaggctttcATATTTGTGGATTGCTCTGAATTACCTGAAAACAATATTTCACTTGTCAATATTTGGATATCTCCATTGGGTTCTGTCTCCAATGTTCGAACTTCAGCCGAGTATAACACTTGTCATGCAATCAGCCATAAgaaggctgaaaaattaagttcaGGACCCTTACCGACCAAACGTTCTTAATGCCAGTCTCAATTTATAGGCCTAGCATGCTATGGGCTGCACTCTTAACTCTAGGTCAGCAACTCCAAAATGTGCCATCACTTTGAAGAAAGATGTTTCAGGTTTTAAGCAATGCAAATGACATAACATCATAGTGTAACTATGGATGTGGAAACAAACTTAGCACACAGGAGAGATGTTGGATCATGTCTATCTCAGCGTTAACTGAACTTAGATATGCATCAAGTGCCTGTCCCAGTATGCACCCAAGTATCATTCTTCCAATCCCTAAACTAGACCACAACTCAAGTGGGAAAGAATATCAAATAGAGGTACTCTTTTTTCCGGAAGAAGTGTGGACATAGGAAACTCCTAAAATGAACTACAGGTAGATAAAGATAAGCTGAAACAGTTATTAGAAGTACAGTAACTAAAAACTAACTGCAATACCACAATCAGAAAAAGCAAATAAACTACATAAACCTATAGTCCAATTTAGCCTAAAGGTTGGCGACTATAGAGGGATTGCAACAGCCCCTCTGTTTTCatcatataaaataaaaaatgaatacgGGGATGGGGTGTCATGGTCTAATGTTTAAAATTTGTGTCGTCGTATAAGTAACGAAATGGAGGACAAGGTGTCACTATAACAGTATAACCAAGCTATTGCTTTCGGGATATGTAAATATATGACATTGATAACATAGGCGATGCTTGCGTGCATATATACAACTGTCACTTTAGCAGTCAAAGCCTCATTTTTGCTATCGCTTGCATTGGTGACCACATGTCATTCCAATTGTATACAAAACCAATATGGAAGACTTAGCAGCAGATTTGAAATTCTTAATTTAAGATATAGTCCTTTAGGTTTAATCATCCTTCTCTCTTTGCTTCTGCAGAGTTGAGATGTAGGTGGGTGACGTGGGTCTGGAGTCAGATGCTCATACACTTGGTGGCATATAGAACTTTGATCTCCAAGCTATGCAGATGAATTCAAAGCCCAACTAAATCAGAGGCTTGTTCCATAAGAAAAAATATTGACTTTTGATAGTCTTAAAAGCATTGACAGTGGAATGCCAATGGTTCCTAACTTACTACTATGGCCATGCAGAAATGAAGGACCAGAGGGCACTCGCTAACACATTCCATCAGGTGGGTGGAAAGGAGAACGATCATGACTTCTTGTGCTTTGCACCGTACAATATTTCAAGTTATGCTTAATTGATTATCCTATTTTGGAAAGTTGGTGTAGGCGCCGTCTCCTATATTGTCCTGATTTCATCCACTTTTCAAATGATGGATGTTCAAATAGGTCTTCGAGGACATTAAAAGCAGTAACTGAATCGTGTATCTTCAACATACAGCTAGACTcccttcaacaacaaaaaaaaaaaagaagcagcagcagctagACTAAACTATGTACGACGGAATATAAATAGCCGGCTTTACAAGACATAGTCTATGAGGTAGCAATAGAACAACAAAACCTTCAACAAATATAGGAATTCATGGGAGCTAGGTTTGTTACGAAATTTCTCAGTAATCCATCAACCACACATAGAAATTTGGCAGACAGTAAAAGCCAATCCTATTAGTTGATTTGGATCAGTACTTGGTTTGTACTTGGGTTAATTTTTGTGCGTTTATGTATGAGTTGTGCATTGTGTtgctttaaagttgtttttgtAGTTAATACTTAATACTAATTTTTACAATATCTATTTTGATACTTTGATTATTTCTATACTTACAGGTATGTGTTCGGCTTTGGGAGCAAAAGGGCATAAACTCGGTAAAGAAGTAATCTTCAAGTAAAGAACATTTCCGCGGGCGAAGAATTAGGGTATTTGAATGAGATGGCTGCCTAGTTTAGGATTACATTTTCAGGAAAGGAagattacattatttttttttttaatgagtgTAATTAGTCTGACTCTTACATGTAGGTTGtgttggaaaattattttccaagcTATTGTAATGATTCTTCATCCAATGGTTGAATTATTTGTTTTACATTGACATCATTTTGCATTTGGATGTATTTGGTGTTGAATGCAATAAAGGTTTTCTGTTTCTTGATATAAAATTAATGACGATGATCGTGTTTGAAAATGCTAGTATAATGCATTTGGATGTATTTGGTGTTGAATGCAATAAAGTTTTTCTGTTTCTTGATATAAAATTAATGACGATGATCGTGTTTGAAAATGCTAGTATATTTGTATTtatagtatttaaaaaaaatgcaaaaattggCTAAGATAGCATTCATCAAATGCTATTGTTTACTTTTGATAGCAATCATTACATGCTGTAAAAGTGATAGGATAGCAGGCAAAAAACACTACCAAAGGTATACAATACATAGCGGGCAAAGAAAGCTATGGAAAGTGAAGACTTTTAATAGCATGGACTAGTACAACGTTCATGAGAACGATATATATTACATTCCACAACGGACAATGAATGCTATGGAAAGTGTTAACAACAACGGACAATGAACGCTATGAAAGTGAAGACTTTTCATAGCATGGGCTAATACAGAGTTCAGGAGAATGTTGTGTATTACATTCCACAACGTTTTTGGCACCCTATGAAAAGCGTTTTTTGTTGTAGCAGGGATGATCTACTCAATAACTTAAATAAACAGCCAAACTTTTGCTTCTTCTAATCGAGACATGGGGCCAAGGAACAGAGAATGGAATACAAGATGGCAAAAATATGGCTTTGATAAAGCAAATTTTCAACAGGTATCTGTTATGGTGAATCTATCAGCACAACCCACAATGCATCAAAAGAGCCAATTCTACAAACACTTATAAAGGAGGCATGCTACTATTAAATCTTCATGAAAATAGTGGATCTAGTAAGAGAGTCCCCAATTCAAAGTTATAAACCAATGCAAAAACAACTGGCTCCTTTACATATCTACATTTGAATAAAGTTTCTTGAGAGAAGAAAGATTTCATACCCAACTGGGTCATGCATTACCATAGAAGTCTGAGTTTTGATGGTAAGAAGCAATTTAGAAGGCATCTGTCATGTTGGAGGCAAGTGTGTGACACCAAAACGGCTAAATccatctgtgtttttttttctttcttttcccacTTATAACGAAGAAGTAAGCAACGACAAAACCTAAGTTAACGAACAACTAAAGGGTCATAGTCATCACAAATACACGTgtataaaaaagacaaaacacaTTCATTCACAAAGGATAACAGACAATTAGCACACACTATTGATATTTCAGAAACATAAGGTTCACCCAAGAATACCTGCAAAGGATGGGAACTCTCATTAGCTCCACAAAacttttcatcttctttttctccttcctccgcttcttcttctccttcctcctcctcttcttcttcctctttcgTCTGGTTCCCAACCCAGTCGCTCTCAACACCTAATCTCTGTTGTTCCCTTCTAATCTTCTCGACCAAAATGGACTCCTCTGACCACCTCATCAACGTCTCAGACAACCGCTCCCCCGGTCTCGGCATGCTTCTCTCGCTTGTGTCCTGAAACTTCCCCACGTACTCATGGTGCAAGtatggctctctctccctcatggCATCCTCCGAAAAGTACTGTCCATCACTTATCAACTTGTCCATGTAAGCTCGTCTCCTGTTCTTGGTTTTCTTAGACCTAGACCTCAGTTCCTCCATTGTTGGGCTAATCAAAGGCCGTAGATGATTTAAATGCCAATTGATTTCATAGTCTTCTGTCATGATATCGAACTCTTTAAGCTCTTCAAAGGTCAATTTCGATCCATACCTTTctgaatccacaaaccaaacaaagagttAGACACACTGAGTTAGTGAATAAGTAGAGGTCTCTTAAGGTGCCATCGTGTGTATGTACATTACATACTTCATTGGCAGCGCTACAACTTCTGTATAATGGGATATAAACTAAGAATGGTAGATTTCAGGAAGAAGGTATACAGTAATTTTCACTATTGGACAACTGAACCAAGTAAACATTCAATGGATACTACAAAATTGGGGAGCTATGAATATAAAAATTATCTTTGGAACGTGGTGTACTATATTGTCACCAACATACCATTTCTGGGAAACAAAAGTTAAACATGACAAGAAACACCACAAGTTACAATAATGGTCCTCTCTCCGAGAGAGGTTTGTCATACTTTGCAAGTTCGTCTCTGCAAGCCACGGCAGAGTATGTTTAGCCTTTTCATCTCCATTTCTCTATTCTATTTCCTTCTCCCCATCcttcttttcttccctttccaCAACCTACTCCCCACACATCTAACTTTCTCTTAACCCTTCCTTAATAACTAACTTTCACCCATTATGTCTGATGATACACACCTCCAGGCGatgatctctctctctgattcaAAACCTTTACTCTCACTAACGCGGAAGCAAACGAAGTTACGATTCTTGGAGAAGATATCAAACTGAGTGAAGATGAATGCAGGCAGAGTCTCATTGGAAAGGTGGTTACATCCAAACCAGTGAATTTGCATGGGATTAAAAATACCAGGGGCCCTCTGTGGGGCAACTCCTCAGGGTTCAAGGTCATCGAAATTGGAGACAATCTCTTCCAGTTTGTTCTGGGCAAAGAAGAGGACGTTATTCATGTTCTAGCAGTAAAACCATGGTTTTTTAATAATAGTTTCTTGATCCTGACTAGATGGAGTACAGACATGAAGGTACAACAAATGGTTTTCCAACACTCACTCATTTGGATCCAAGTATGGGGATTGCCTATTCAACTCTTTTCGGTGGAGGTCGGAACAAAAATTGGGCAGTGCATAGGAGAGGTACTGAAAGTCAATATGCCGGTATCAGGGCACCGAGAAGGCAGACTGATGAGAATTTTGGTGACTATTAACATCACTGTTCATCTGCGCAGAGGTATGAAATGAAAGTTATGAAGGATCAGCTTTTTGGGTGGAATTTCACTACGAAAAACTCCCCACGTTTTGTTGTTATTGCGGAGTCATTGGACATGATCAAGAAAGCTGCCTCAAACAAGCCAAGGATACGGAGAATGGGATTTCAATGAACGCTCTATACGGTATTTGGTTGAGAGCTTCACCAACCAAATCGGCTGGGTGGAAGAAATACGGGCAAGGGGGAAACCGGTGATGAAAAATCTGGAAATAACAAGTACACAGGTCATGGCGAGAATCGTGGGAAGGCCaactttcaaaattcaaattctggATTGAGATTGGAGGTCCGTGATTTGGGTGGGGCTGATTTTCAGGAGCGGATCGGAGATCAGATGGGAATGGGAAGTCATTAGCGCTGAATCCTCAAAGGAGTATCATTCCACTACTAGACACTGGTGCACTCGAAACCGTTAAATCCGGATCTCTTGGGATATCCTTGGGCCCTAAGAAATCTGGGCCGGTTCAAATTTTCGAGCCACTCACTGATAATACTTCCCATGAGTTAACCCAAACCCCCACTTTATTAGCCCAAAACCTTACCCATCAGCCCATTTTAGTCAATCCCTCCCTGAATAAACCAAACCTAGATGACAACCCAATTGTTGGCCCAACCTTCCAGAACTCCACAAACCCCATACAAAACCCAACCCTTTCCAGTGCTATTATTCCTACCCACATAACTCCACCCCAACCTCCCACTttaccaaatcaaacaaatcacGCCCCAAATTCCTCCATTTCAACCTGCCTTATCCAAAACCCAGTTTCTGCTATCGCTCTTGAACGAGTCTTCAACCTTTGGAACCAATTCGAACTCTTTGAAGAACACACCTTCTCAGCCTcagaagaaaagagggagacCGGTGGGCAGTAAATCGAAGTTAGACAAGCGACGAGGACCCAACACTAAAGGAAGCAACTCTGGCCCAACTAGGGAATCAGCTCCCTCTACGGGTTCCAAGCTGCTTGTGGGGGAAAAACGGAGCTCTGAAAAAGATGAAGTTGTAGTATGTTCTCCAGCTAAAAAACCTCGGCGTGCCAGGGTTGACTCCGAGCTGGACATGGACAGTGTTATGGAGGAGTCAGTTTCGACAGATACGGTGGAGGAAGCCAGCCAAGAATGGCCCCACGTGGCTAAATGAAGCTCCTATCATGGAATTGTCAGGGTTTAGGGAGGCCTCGGACATGCCATCAACTCAAATCGATGGTTCAACTCCACTGccccaattttgtttttctttccgaaacaaaacaaaacccaaaaaaaaaaaaagattctggTCGTAGATTTATCAGCATGAATAATGGCTTCTGGATTGACCCAATCGATCTATCAGGCAGTTTGGGTGTGTTCTGGAATGACTCCGTTGCTTTTGAAGTTTTTAAATATGGTAGTTTTTTCATTGATTTCAAGGTGAAATGTTCAGAAATAACACCTTGTCTATTTGAATCCTGATGATAGCACTTGTTATCAACAATTGAATTGTCTATCAGAGCATGTTAGAGGCCTGAATTCTGATTTTGTAGTTTGGGGGGATTTCAATGAACTGGATTCCCAGGAAAAGAGAGGAGGTGTGATGCGTGAACGAGGAAGTTTCCCCCGTTTTCAATGTTTCCTCGATGGATGTGGACTGGCTGACATGGGATTCAGAGGATATCCGTTTACCTGGCGGAATAATCGAGGCGGAGGGGACTTTATCGAATCAAGATTGGATAGAGCGTTGGGGTCACATTCCTGGCTTCTCCATTATAATCAAAGCTACATAGAGCACCTGGACTGTATAGGCTCTGAGCACAAAGCACTGCTTCTTCACACTACTGTCAGAATAAGGAGACGAGTAACCCCCTTTCGTTTTGATACTCGATTGTTCGAGTCTGAGGATGTTAAGAGGATTGTGCAATCTGAGTGGGCACAGGGGATCATTGGCTCTCGATTTTCTGTTTAAGTCGAAAAATCAAGAAGTGTCAATTGGCTTTAAAGTCGTGGCGCGTTAAGCAAAATCTCAATTCTAGACAGAAGATTGAACAAACAAAGGAGGAGATGAGAATATTAGAAACTCAAGGACGTGAATTTCACTCGGTGGAGTTGGCAGCCCTTGAGGATTGTTTGGCAGGGGAATGGGAAAAAGAAGAGTTGTACTGGCGTCAAAAATCACATCACAAGTGGTTGCAAGCAGGAGATCGCAATACAAAGTACTTTCACGCAAGCACGGTTGCTCGACGAAGAAGGAATCATATCTCCGGTGTAGAGAATGGGCAGGGAGTATGGATTTCGGACCAAGCAGGTGTTATGACCGAGTTCCAGAACTTCTTTTCAAGCCTCTATTCAAGTGAGGGCACCCCCCAAGCTCAGTTTGTAAGTAGACTCATCCCTCACCAAGTCACAAGTTCAATGAACAACAATTTGCTTGAACCGTTCACTTCTAAGGAAATCAAGGCAGCTCTTTTTGACATGTATCCAAGTAAAGCTCCAGGATATGATGGTCTGACAGCCGGATTTTTTCAAAGATATTGGGATATTGTGGGATTAGATGTATGTCGGGCTGTACAGAGTTTCTTTCATAGTGGGAGGATGCTTGGTAGTTTGAACGGCACCCAAATTGTCCTTATCCCTAAGACCTCTACTCCTACCAAGGTCACAGAATTTCGCCCCATCAGCTTATGCGCCACAGCGTACAAGATCATTGCCAAAGTACTTGCCAACCGTCTCAAACATATTCTTCCTTCCATCATTTCAGaaaatcctctcttttttttttgataagtaagaaATTATATTAGAAACAAGGCATTAAGAGAATGCCGCCCGTATGCAAAAAAGGCCATCAacacaaaaaggccctatacaccaccCCTATTTGACAAagaaagctcaaaccaatctaaaaattgttcatttcagaaaataagaGAACATTTGTTGGAGGTAACGCTCTTATCGAGCATGAGATTACGCATTACATCAGACATAAGCGAGGAGGGAAAAATGGTGTGGCAGCTTTCAAGTTGGATATGGAAAAGGCTTATGATTGGGTTGAATGGGATGGGATTATCTTGAGCTGCTTCTAAAATGTCTTGGCTTTCATCCAAAGTGGGTTTGTTGGCTCATGGAATGCGTCAAAACGGTCACTTTCTCGATAACAATTAACGGAGAAGCAGGGGATACTTTCCAAACCAGCAGAGGAACAAGGCAAGGGTGCCCTCTTTCGGCTTATTTATTCCTCTTATGCAGCGAAGGACTAACAGCCCTCTTCAATGATTATGTAAGTAAACAACTTATGCGTGGATTTCTAGTTAATTGTCATTCCCGGTTATTTCTCATTTATTATTTGCGGATGATTCGATTATTTACTGTCAAGCAATGAACCGAGACTGTGAGGCGCTACATGATATTTTAGCTGCATACGAATCTGCTTCAGGCCAGAAAGTGAACAAAGGAAAACCGTCGGTTCTTTTCAGTCCCaacctatgaagcacagatacagatacggatacgacacgatacggatacggcgatacgtcaaaacctaaaaaaataggatacggATACTTCGGGGATACGGCTGtataaattatacatttttataattattagtcTCCTAGGCATAAAAGTGAAgtcataagaaataaaagagtagttGAATTGCTAATACCAAGCATGAAGTACATGTCAATCTCAAAAGAGTAGGAACTTATCATCCAAAAGATtagaattttgtaaaataaaataaaataaaatacaggtTAGTAGGCAATAGACTAATCGGTATGCATATAATATacttcatatatatacacatatatctaTGTACCAGTGTATGTATTAGAtataatttattatataatgtAAACAATAGAAACCCACACCaataaaacagagagagaaccttGTGATCAAAGGTTCAAGCGATCTAGGGTAGGAAAATATCGACCGGTTCATGGAATGATCTATCGATGTGCATAATTTCctaagttttatatttttagtgatgctattattacaatttttcccttttaatttgtacttgattcttttaaaaaaattcattttaaccCCTGCCGTATCCTAAACGTATCCTGCCATATCCCTCGCGTATCCGAAACATAtccgaaataaaaaatatttaatttaaatgcaggatacttatttgccgtatccgatacgtatcggggcGTATCGGGCGCGTATCCGTATCCCTCGCGTATCCGATACTCGTACGTGACTAGTTtcggagtatccgtgcttcataggtccCAACACTACCCCTGAGACCCattctcatctgtctgtaaaagTGGGCATTTCTTTGGAGGCTCAAGATGCTAAATATTTAGGACTTCTAATCTTTCTTGGTCACTCCAAACGGGAGTTATTTTCTTATGTTAAAGACCAAGTGGTGAAACGGTTAAGAAATTGGAAGGATTCTGACATCAACCATGCTGGACGAGAAGTTGCAATCAAATCTGTTCTTATGGCCCAACCGTGTTACGCCATGTCTTGCTTTTGCTTACCCAAGACGCTATTGCAACAAATGTCGGCAGAAATTGCTAAGTTTTGGTGGGGCTCAAAGGAAGGAGAACGTAAAATCCACCGGATCAAATGGGAGAAGCTTAGCCATTGTAAAGGGGATGCAGGCATGGGTTTTCGTGATTTGGTTGCTTT
Coding sequences:
- the LOC131322697 gene encoding uncharacterized protein LOC131322697 isoform X2, translating into MMMTMQEGTTMKKNGLRSEAEEGISERLSKLENLYFPRAIQPSASTPSQRKSLFLDLLHRDLPVFLERYGSKLTFEELKEFDIMTEDYEINWHLNHLRPLISPTMEELRSRSKKTKNRRRAYMDKLISDGQYFSEDAMREREPYLHHEYVGKFQDTSERSMPRPGERLSETLMRWSEESILVEKIRREQQRLGVESDWVGNQTKEEEEEEEEGEEEAEEGEKEDEKFCGANESSHPLQRGTLRVQLYLQRRCKIEWTNSPTSCRKSLCRGKIISI
- the LOC131322697 gene encoding uncharacterized protein LOC131322697 isoform X1 encodes the protein MMMTMQEGTTMKKNGLRSEAEEGISERLSKLENLYFPRAIQPSASTPSQRKSLFLDLLHRDLPVFLERYGSKLTFEELKEFDIMTEDYEINWHLNHLRPLISPTMEELRSRSKKTKNRRRAYMDKLISDGQYFSEDAMREREPYLHHEYVGKFQDTSERSMPRPGERLSETLMRWSEESILVEKIRREQQRLGVESDWVGNQTKEEEEEEEEGEEEAEEGEKEDEKFCGANESSHPLQIPSDNHDASDCDQSTTERHSEGATLSAEEMQDRMDQFTYIMQEKFMSGEDHQHLDYSKIDEDETLDDHWQREASQDAEEKYFDDV